In Brienomyrus brachyistius isolate T26 chromosome 19, BBRACH_0.4, whole genome shotgun sequence, one DNA window encodes the following:
- the slc35a1 gene encoding CMP-sialic acid transporter: MANEPASLFFKLYCLSVMTLVAATYTVALRYTRTVSSDLYFSTTAVCVTEVIKLGLSLGMLAKESGSLSKLRMSIVQHVFRSPKELLQLSVPSVVYAIQNNMAFVALSNLDAAVYQVTYQLKIPCTALCTVLMLNRSLSRLQWFSVFLLCGGVTLVQWKPAEATKVQVEQNPWLGFLAIAVAVLCSGFAGVYFEKVLKSSDTSLWVRNIQMYLSGIIITLVGVFVSDGSEVLRKGFFYGYTPWVCFVILLASMGGLYTSVVVKYTDNIMKGFSAAAAIVLSTVASVLLFGLQITAAFASGAVLVCISIYLYGLPKQDTSKLARPEQDREATQKLLAV; this comes from the exons ATGGCGAACG AACCGGCGAGCCTGTTTTTCAAACTCTACTGCCTGTCCGTGATGACGCTGGTGGCTGCCACCTACACAGTAGCTTTGCGCTACACACGCACCGTGTCTTCAGACCTGTATTTCTCCACAACGGCCGTGTGTGTCACCGAGGTCATCAAGCTGGGCTTAAGCCTGGGGATGCTGGCTAA GGAATCCGGGAGCTTGAGTAAGCTGAGGATGTCCATCGTGCAGCACGTGTTCCGCAGTCCCAAAGAGCTTCTGCAGCTAAGCGTGCCCTCGGTGGTGTACGCCATCCAAAACAACATGGCCTTCGTGGCCCTGAGTAACCTGGATGCGGCCGTGTACCAG GTGACTTATCAGCTTAAGATTCCCTGCACTGCACTGTGTACGGTCCTCATGCTGAACCGCTCCCTCAGCCGGCTGCAGTGGTTCTCCGTCTTCCTGCTTTGCGGGGGGGTCACCCTCGTGCAGTGGAAACCTGCTGAAGCCACCAAAGTGCAG GTTGAGCAGAACCCCTGGCTGGGCTTCTTGGCCATCGCGGTAGCTGTGCTGTGTTCTGGTTTTGCAG GAGTCTACTTCGAGAAGGTGCTGAAAAGCTCAGACACGTCCCTCTGGGTGAGAAACATCCAGATGTATCTTTCGGGGATCATCATCACGCTGGTGGGCGTCTTCGTCTCGGACGGCAGCGAGGTGCTGCGAAAGGGCTTTTTTTATGGCTACACGCCCTGGGTTTGCTTCGTCATCC TGTTGGCCAGCATGGGCGGCCTCTACACATCGGTCGTGGTGAAGTACACGGACAACATCATGAAGGGCTTCTCCGCTGCCGCCGCCATCGTCTTGTCCACCGTGGCTTCAGTCCTCCTCTTCGGGTTACAGATCA CCGCCGCCTTCGCCAGCGGCGCCGTACTCGTCTGCATCTCCATCTACCTGTACGGCCTGCCGAAACAGGACACCAGCAAGCTGGCCCGGCCCGAGCAGGACCGCGAGGCCACACAGAAGCTGCTGGCCGTGTGA